acgAGAGTATCGGCGAGGGTGGAGCACTGAAGGCACTGGATTCGTCATCCAAGACCACACAGCCAGACTTATAGCAGCTGGGGGTCGGCGGATCTCCGACATATTTGTGATATGTGCTGAACTTCGGGCTGCATGGGAGGGGCTCATCTGTGCGAGGCATATGGTGGGAGCAGACCGCATTCTCCTTAAGGGTGATTCGGCAACAGTCATCGACTGGATTCGGGGCCAGCGATGGGGGGCCAGCTCTAGTCTACTTCGCTCCAATCCACTTCTCTACAATATTTGCAGGCTTTTAACGGAGGATGCTACCCAAAGAACAACACACGTCTATAAGGAGGCAAACAACACGGTTAATTGGATAGCCTCCTATGCGGCACACTACGCAAGTAGCTTCTTTTGGGTAGACCATATGTCGGTCCCCACTGCATTGTAtgatcttcttctctctttttcttaggTTAGGTTGGCTTTAAGCTTGAATATTTTATGTGAAGCAACTTGAGCTAAGCTCAACAAATATTTTCATTGTGGAAGTTTTGATTAAATTTATTGAATATCTAATCCCTAGCTAATTGGCATTTTTTGCCGCATAATtgaatccccccccccccccttttctttttttttctgaatggTAAGAATAAAATTGCAAGAAATGAGCTAATAAAGGTGCCGATTTATCAAGTTGATTATATCCATAATCTCATCTTTACCAAAGTTTAGAAGGTTCGGGGGATTTGAAGGAAGGCTAGCTCTATTATGTGGTACCTAATAGAGGTTTGTTCTTACAAATGCCCATAAAAACTCTAAACCAGAATGAAGGCAAGATTAAACTAAACTAGATAGAATCTGATATAGTATTTAATATGATTCATTTGACATATAATATTATGgtttaatataatttatttagcatataatttcaacaaaatatttttctcaagTTAAAGATTGCCAAAATGACCATATGTTGAGTTACAATAGTTAAGTTGATGATATGAATAAGAAATAGTTCAATATGATATTGTAATATTATATAGTAAATAATAtttgtaaaataaaattattctaaaaatttgaaataaatattattatcaTGATAAAATTATCGTACCATGAATATTACTTAGGGGTGGcaaacgggtcgggtcagacATAAATAGGTCAGGTCAGATgtaggtcgggtcagaaaattataaacccgaacctgacctgtttattaaacaggtcaaaaattataacctgaacccgacctatttattaaataggtaatccgacccaacccgtttaacctgtttaataaactgcccaacctgacccgacccatttaacaATTGTCCTCCCTCGGCAGCTTGAAAAATTGACCCGCAGAAAGATGAGTCCGTCAAAATAAAAGCCAATTTATTTTCCTTATTTATGGCCTCCCCTACatttctgtctctctctctctcttcattcagtTGCAGACTTGCAGTCTACCTCATGTACCGCCTGTCATTGGAGGAGATGGGAGAGGCGAGATGGGTCCTCTGCTTCACCGATCAGAGAAAAAGATCATGTTGAAGCTACAACCAATGCTGCCTCTCCATCTCATTGAGCGACAGCTTCAGTAGACCTTCGGCCACCACGGCTCCTTCTTCGCCGCCGGCGGGCTCCGATCGATTCGACAACGGCGACATCTAGATCGCGGATCCAACTCCGAACCCGAAGCCCCCGTGGAGATCGCGCCCCCGGAACCTAGAAGCAATAGCTTCGTAAAGATCACAAACCAAGGGATAATCCAGATCCTTGGAGGAGATCTAGAGTTAGGGTTTCATACCCCTCAGTCTTCAAATCCGGCCATAGAGAAGCTTGTAGAGGAGGATGCGGCGCTGCCATGGAACAGTGGTAGCGGCCGGCGGCGACCTCATGGGTGCCGACGAAGGAGCAAGACCGGGCGGTGACCGGCTCGGCGATGAATTGGCGGGAAGGAAGGGAGGGGGTCGGCTTGCGGGGGCGAAAGAGGCGGTCGGGGAGGCAGGAGGGGTCGTCGGCGCCATCGGAGGGGTCGGAGGCGGCGGGCTCGAGGATGGGGGAGGAGGTGGACTAGAGGGAGAGCCGAAGCGtcgttccaaaaaaaaaaaagaggacaccgGTGCCCTAATGACCCGTAGGGAGATTATTTTAAACGAGTGACAGTCCTTGTGGATTGTGGGCTGTGGCCCTTTTCCAACCCAACCCATATATTAAACAGGTTATTAAACGGGTTATACAGGTTAAACGGATCAGATATCTTAAActtgtatccgacccaattaataaataggttaaacgggtcaacctgtttatGACCCGAACctatttatggcgggtcgaacacggatcGAGTTGGcgagtcgggtcatattttgccacccttaATATTACTCATATTACATAATACAATGATATCATTATTATAAGTAGAATTAtactataataattaaatattctaGTAATCAGCAATGATATTGTTATTAGTATAACTACTGTTATTCTTTTTTGAGAAgatattatcattattactagagaaacaattatcattattattattattcaagCTAATAAACCAGCTTAGAACTTTTTTTTAAAGACAAAATTACAGCAACCCCTTACAACTTTGGATGAGAAGCACTATCAGtcgaaaaatttaaatttaaatttcaattaaccctttgaaaatatatattcagCTTGGTCCAGCCATTCATCTGGCCTGTGACATTACTAGCAAATTGAATCAAATGATCAAGATCAGCTTAATAatgtttttaaataaaaatagaaaaaaattgcaTACTTAGACCTTTGGCTAAAATCGGATCGGATACTAGTATaactatatctatatttattttgtttgacgAATACAGATACAAATACGGATGTTAATtggatataaaaatttatatctatatttgttttaaatggaaatggatacaaattggataccgaaaatatggatataaagatGGATATATAAGTCAGATACTTAAATTTTATGACCATGGAATCAAATATATTACTAAATGAGtgataaatcaaattaatagtatgctaatatattcattttttttcttaaaagttcatgagtactatataaaattaaatagagttATAAATAGAATCGAATATTCGAATACAGATTGGATAGTTGtctatctatatccatatttatttattttttatggaTATAAATACAGATATTAGTCGGATACTCAAATTTCTATTTATATTTGGATAGGTGAATCCAATCAAGGCCTTCGGCAGCAAAAAGTTCACGGCCTTGCTCGTCACGCATGTTCGAAGTTAAATTGGAAGGCTGATAGTCATTGATCGAATCACCTTTGGAATGGTCCTCAATCTAACATGCAACACTATTATCAATCTAACATGCCAAAGCTGCTGACGAACCCTAGCAAACCGGCAGGAGCCTAGAAAGGGCTTGAGGAAATGAATGGATTGCCAGGTGAAGTACCAGAGTCTCATGACATTGCCCGGCTGCCATACGTGCAGGTGGTGGTAAAAAGGAGGTACGGTAGTTATTAAATTTCATAACTTTTACTTTCTTCACTCAAAGAATAAAAGCCTGGGACATTTCATGAATTACCAAGGTTATTAAATTATCACATAATGATTGTTCCTAACGGCCAGACTATAttgattaaagaaaatattttttaaaacaataagttttcttggttaattaagaatttttaaatttttagggTAATGTTTCCCATCTATAGAGATGCAAATGGTCGAGCAGCTCACAAGCAAAATAACAATAATatttgttgtgggatggggttcccagtttagtcccacatcggctaatcagcggaaaggtctgtgccttataatgaggaggcctaaaacctttcctcacgaggcgccCCTAcgggggacaaaaccgtgagggacaCCTGTCCAGCAGCCACGCGCCTGCAGGTGGGTCCGCCACCGTGCGAGCCAAAGCGCCCACGgttcccaaagcggacaataccataTCGCTCTGCCGAGCTGAGCTGCTCCAGCACTCTCTCGTTCAGACGAGGCACCTTttataggacaaaaccgtgagggtagggggcaacctccgcggacccccgcgccgtcagggctcgggactgtcattgggctccggccctgggcgacctcccgcagatcCGAAAGCgacaatcccagagcggacaatacctcgcgagggacgcagatgctttccctgctcggccggtgtgtgggctggtgtcggggctccgaccccacatcagatggcgctagaggaagggacccggccacgcacagaccttcccactgggggggctgtgttgtgggatggggttcccagtttagtcccacatcggctaatcagcggaaaggtctgtgccttataatgaggaggcctaaaacctttcctcacgaggcgccCCTAcgggggacaaaaccgtgagggacaCCTGTCCAGCAGCCACGCGCCTGCAGGTGGGTCCGCCACCGTGCGAGCCAAAGTGCCCACGgttcccaaagcggacaataccataTCGCTCTGCCggtagggggcaacctccgcggacccccgcgccgtcagggctcgggactgtcattgggctccggccctgggcgacctcccgcagacccgaaagcggcaatcccagagcggacaatacctcgcgagggacgcagatgctttccctgctcggccggtgtgtgggctggtgtcggggcTCCGACCCCACATCAATATTCTCATGAGCTTGACTCGAGTCCAAGCTCGACCTATCGAGCTCGAGCAGTTCGAATGGATTTTTTAAGTCGAGCTTAAGTAGCAAAATACTTGGCGTGCAGTCTTACCAGCCTAGTCGAGTTTgtatttttacaaaaatattattttttatttataatatatagtattgatttaatattttaaaatataacatgtatatatttttttaatccgaCCTAACTTCTAGcttttaatcatattatttaAATATGACCAAGACTCAAATTTGAGCTCAAATTCAAGCTCGAGTTTGGCTCAGTTGATGTTTGAGTTGAGTTGAGTCGATCTCgaatatttcttcttttttatcgaGTCAAGTTTGAATCTAAATATTATAATTCGaacgatctcgagtcgagttGTGAGCCTGAATATTTTAAATCGAGTCGAGCTCAAATCTTTGGATATTTAACTTAGATCAGCTCAACTGCATTCCTaactacttttattttttttataaatccgAATCTAATAAccacaaagatggaagataccATGCCAACCTAAAGAGCTAAAGTTCTAGGGGTGTCAATTACGTTGGTATCTAGATCGGATCAAATATATGGCAAATCAAAAATCTATCTATCTCAACctgatttaaaaaataaattaaaaattctaaattaaatttaattattttattaaatagataatctAATCTTATCTGTAACTAATTGAAATAAGTTCAGCGATCTAATAAGTTAATAATTGCCATCCCTACCTACCCCTATTGACATTATAGCAGCCTTTTCTGGCTCCTCCACAGGCCACGCGTCGCCACGTGATAGGTAATTTATCCAACTTGGCTGCAGATAAAGAAACAGCTGATTCAGTCACCGTGTGGGTGACAGTTAAACCTTCTGGAAGTCCGACCCAGTCTCCGACGCGCTTATTAAATCAGTACTCCAAAGAACAAAGCGGAATTTGGACGCGATTCGGATCTCGAAAGCATCCCTGGTGAAATAATTTTAGGGTAAGAATGGAGATCGAAATCCAAACCTGCTGAGGAAAAGCCTTGATCTCTACTCTTCGATTCGTATCGCTCAAATTCGGAAAGATTTGATTTCCATTATAGAACGCATAATCAcccattccttttttttttttacttttattttcgtCCAGATCGGGATCGACTCGATTCGATTTGATTCGTCCTGTGGAAGCTGGCGACATCGAACaggttttctttttggaaagaaTTGAAGGGATTTCGCTAGAGATTGgattgcttcttcttcttgttccagCTGTTATCGACTGATTCCAGACATCTATAAAATATTGTTTAAATAAGGGAAGAAGCTAAGTTTTCTTGTGAATTGGGGCGGAATTAGCGAGGAGTCGAATTTGTGGGAAGAAACCAGAAAGCTAGGGTTTTGGAAGGGAGTAAAATTCGGATATTTGGAGCGATCTTTGATGAGAGAGTAGAGAGGAGGGAAAGAAAGACTTGAGAGAGAGATGGGGAAAGGAGGAGGTTGCGTGCCGAGCAAGAAGCGGCAGCCTGCGGTCGCGTCGGAGAAGGCGGTCGGCGCGAGGAACGCCCCTGTCCCCCCCGAGGACAAGAGCCACGAGGACTCCGATGCCGCGGCAGCGCCGCCGCCGGCGGAGCTAAAGCTGAAGCTCTTCATCGTGTTCTATTCCATGTATGGCCACGTGGAGGGCCTGGCGAAGCAGATGAAGAAAGGGGTGGACGGCATCGACGGTGTCGAGGGTGTTTTGTACCGCGTCCCGGAGACGCTCCCGCCGGAGGTCTTGGAGCAGATGAAGGCGCCGCCCAAGGACCTGGAGATCCCAGTCATATCGGCGGCGGAACTGGTGGAGGCGGACGGCATACTGTTTGGATTCCCGACGAGGTTTGGGTGCATGGCGGCGCAGATGAAGGCCTTCTTTGATGCCACTGGGAACCTGTGGAGGGAGCAGAAGCTCGTTGGCAAGCCCGCCGGATTCTTTGTGAGCACTGGGACCCAGGGAGGAGGGCAGGAAACCACTGCGTAAGAACCCatctattatttatatattcgcGTAGTATATAAAATTTGGATCTTTTTTATTTGTTCCAATCAGATTTTTTTATGGGGTAGATCTGTACTAATTTGTGttatttcattgaatatcttggCATTTGTTAGTGCTCGATAACAGGAAACAATGAAGGGATCAGCTAAATTTTCTTATAGTTCTTACTATATGACTGCAATTTTATACTGCTCTTTTTATTGCTAATGCATGTTTTGCTTGATGCATATATTAAGAAGTTCATGTGATGCCTAAGAAATGGTTTGATCCTTCACAAGCAAGTGTCAATTTTAATTGTTTGTCTGGAGACTTAATGTTGAATTAGCACAAAGCTTTACAGCTAAGGTGATACAAAGTACCTTTATATAGTTGTATTTAGAATTATTGTCCTTTAAGCATCATCATTCTCTCATacttatttttcattttaattaTGGAGTTGCTATTGTTCCATCTGGTGATTAATTTTGTACTATACGAGAGTTTTTGACATGACTTTAAAATGTTCCTTTCCAGTTGGGCACATGGCTAATTTACTTTGTGTTCCTGCTATTTTATGTCCTTGGTGGAGCCATAAACCAGTGCTACTGATGCAAGTAATATTATTAATGAGTTTTCAGATAAAATCTTAAAGGTGCATGCCCCTAGGCATGCTATGTTGATTGTTTGTTGTGGATAGAATTTACTTGAAGTTGAAAGAATCATAAGCATCTTTGTTCAGTCATTCCTTTATACTCACTGCTTTACTATATATGAAGTGCTTAGTGAACTGTTTTGAATAGGCATGTCTAGGTCATCTTATTATGCAGTTTGACTGCATTTAGGAACTTGCCTGGGATTTTGCCTGTTTTTATGTATATCCTGATCATGTTTTGACTCAATATCTGCTCAACCAGTTTGTAGATTAAAACTTAGATTCCTTAGAGTCTACAAAACTCGACCTCTGACCTTCAAATTGTTAGACTTAACAACTATGAAGAAAAGATAATGAATGATCgggaagaacaggaagagaatgAAGGGGAGaaaaatgaatgaaggaacataCAGAATGAGAGAAGAGATCCATAGAGGGTTCGACCTGCTTAATATTGATGGTAATCCTCTTGTGTCTATATTCTTGGAAGATAAATCATGAAATATATATCGATTTTTTGTAGAAAGTTTGCATAGTTTCATAGGCTTTTATCAAATTTTTCTGTGGCGAAGAGTGATGACACTTTTTTGCCCCTGTAGCTAGAGGTACTTTCATCCTCAACTCAATGGGATAATATAGAAAGAGGGCAGCAAATAGATAAgcaagaggaaaaagaagatgTGAAAAAAGAAACACCAACTAAGCAAAAAAAGCAACCAAGAAATTCTGGAGTAAACGCCTCTAGTTCTAGTCACTTGTGGGTCAGGCATTTATGGATAAACAATAAGTTGGAAGAGAGCAAATGATCAAGGTCATTAAATACATGGATTAGCACTTAAGCAGCTTAGCTTTGGTCTTATTTTGAGCTTTCTAacacccaaaaatcatattGAATCTATCCAGCACTTTTTACTATCCTTAGCCATCTTGGTCTGATGCTTCATCAAGCTTTAGTCATAACCATGGAATCAGATATAAATACAGAACTCAGTTACGACACCTATCATTCTCATCTCATCTCAGCACTGCTGAAATATTAGCTCTCAGTTGTTATCTGGATGTACTCCTTGATTTGTGCTAACTCGAAATTTGTAACCCTGATTCTCCTTCTATATGTGATAGTGTTCAAGGAAATCACTTCTACATTTTTGTTATAGCACCAATAAGAGCACACTCTGCTGCATAGGGTCTCCTAAACCACCCACCAGTCCGAATATCAGTTATACTTGTCAtctaatgaaaagaaaaatgggaTTTATGTATGCTCAGTCCCAGCCAAGTTAGGTTTTGAGTCCCAATTCCCATTGGTAAAGGAGTGGGGTGGAGGGGGAAAAAGATCAAGAACATAGAAAATTTTCTCATGAATTAGGGAATTTCCAGGCAATGAACgtatttctaaattttatttttcgatAGTTGAACTGTAGCCATCTAAAAGATCCCCACTTTTTCTTTTAGCATTAATATTGGTTGATTTGTTCTTAAGTTTTTGTATTTTCTTACTTAATCTCTGTTTTCTGGCTGAGTGTTTACAGCTGATGTGTCACAGATCatcatatgtatatatgtgcatGGTGCTGCATGCTCTTATTTACAAGTATTTCAGAAATTAATGTTTAATGAATTCTGATCGATGCATAGAGGAATCAGGATGTCATACTTTGTTGCATTATTTTCTTCAGAAGATTAAAACGATATATTATTTGCATCTCAGAAGTTTCATGTGGCTCTCCTGATGTAGTGATATATAGATCGATAAACATGAAACCCAGTATTAGAGCTATCATGAAATTTGGATAATGCATGAATAAGCCATGTTCGAGAACATCAGATATCTAGTATGGATATTGTTTAACaataccatttcttttttactgGAGTAATATTCCCTTTTATGTATAGTCTTTACTTTTGCTAAATTCTGTCCTTGGTGCAATCGTAAGGGTGCTCTATTGTGACTTGAATGTCATCGGTGGGAAACACGAAAACGGCCTCTCTGCTTACGGACCCTCCCCAGACCCTTTAGTGGTGGGAGCCTCATGCGCCAAGACTTATGCTGAATTCTGAACAGCTTCAATTTTACTATGATTTAGATACATGCCAGCTTGCTTTTTTGTAAAGTATGGCAGAGTTCAGTTCAGGCCCTCCTTGTTCTTGCTAGTCATAGTAAGAGAGCACTAATTTTTCATTTACTAGAAAAGGGCATTAGTAACTCACAATGATTTATTTGATCTTTTCTCACAATGAAATGAAATTAAGAGGAAAGACTTAATGTGtaatcaaacagattttggtcTGTCATACACAGAAGATTTCTACTGAAACAATGCGGCAAAATTTGGATTGCTCTTGAGCTTGAATATTCCCTAAGTGGTTAGAAATAGAGTTGAGCGTTTAGTAtcatttaacaaataaagatttggttgagatgctttggacATATCTAAGAAAGACAATTATGCCATTGTGAGAGATTAAAATATGTGTTGAAGGGTCAGGAGGGAAGGAAAGGCCTAAAATAATATCGATGGTAGTTGTGTGAAAGGATTTGGAAAATCTTCTGTTACTTATGGATTTTAGTCTTGATAATGAACTTACTGATACTAGTACTAAATCTTACccttgtttaatttttttgaaactGTTATAGCTAAAAGCATAGACACGGATACTGGTACTTCTAATTAATGTTTTTAAAACCAGACCGGGCCAGGTAGTTTAATCGGTTGAACCTATCTTGTTTAACCCCAAACCCATCTAGATGGAAAAACTATTTTATTTTGTGAGAATCTCTTGAACAGGTGGTTTGACCGGCGATCCAAATGAACCATTTCTCAATGAACTAGTTGGTTTTTTATGTATTATAAACCCACATTTTCCCATGAAGATAGGGGTCTGCAAGATTTATCTAGACCAGCCACCTTCTTATCCATGACACATCAAGACCTCATGATTAGTCATTCTCCCTTAATCTCAAATCTTGAGGCCTGCTTGCGCCTCTCTTTCCCGGCCAAAACTGTTGGTGGTGGTCAGGTGGGATGGTGGAATGGTGAGTAGGCATTAGAGAGCCTTGGGAGTTCTCTTCTCATTCCTCCAcattttttccttctatttCCCATGAGATTGTTATGGCTGGTGAGCATAATGCAACCTGGAAACAGGAGAATAGGGCTTGAAGAGGAAAGTGATGAGGGTGTTTTGGTGGTTAAATTGGGGTGTCTGGAAAAGTTTTTGCATTTGGGGTACCAGGGATCTTATAAGTGGGAATAACATTTATTTGGCAAAGATGAGATAAAATCGttttggaaaaagaagaagagattctattcatcttcttctttgggATGAGGGTGGAGGAGAGATTTGGGTTAAATTTTTAAAGATGTAAGATTGGAGATGGATAGAtggagttttaaaaaaaaactgggCTGTCCATTGAATGAGAAAATGGGTAAACATGAGTCAGAGCATCTATGatgttttatatatttatgattttttcattttgaaaatttttaattgtATGAGAATATACCATGATTATGCATTATTGTCATGTTATGTGAACATAAAAAGTGTTTAAAATTAGTAGGCATGTGCTAGAATTGAACTAGAAAGTTTCAAATATTTTCCATATATTTGTAATTCTTTTTGAACGTAAAAAGTGTTGAAATTGTTAGAGACGTACTTAAAAAAAGATTCTCTATTTTCATATGAATTTGTGATTTTATTctatttatattaatatttaatcaATAACTAATACATTTATTATATCGTGATGATATCACAGTTTATTTTGGGTTGATGTGGTCGCTGAATTGGtgatactttttttttgaatgaatgaAATTGAATCGGTGACACTTAACCTGGTCCCTTTTCCAGTTTGATGGACAGTCTGGAATTTGAAACATTGCTTCTGATAACAGTGATGCCAAGATTACTTGACCTACATGAACAAATGCAGAACTGAGATAAGATTGGAAAAGCACTTACTATTGCTAGCACATGCCTATTAGTGTTACATTTGATGCTCACAATCGTACGAAAGTTGCAAAGTGGGCTGTAGCCCAGATTCTGCACTCTGTTTGGGGGAGGCTTCATGTTCAAAGATGACGAGGTGTTACACAGGCATTGATAGATTGGTAGCCCTGACTCCAATATTGTCAAACAAGAAACTTGTAGAGATGCAAACACTTATACTAATTattacatctctctctctctctctctctctctctctctctctctctctctctctctctctctctctctctatatatatatatatatatatatgtatgtatgtatgtatgtatatatatattagttcAAAAtggtaatttatttattatttattttggatctgtaagataattatttaaaatctttgtgcttaatgatGACTTCGATGCCGAACAAAATATCTTTTTTAGatgacttgaaggccttcagtttGTTCTTGGCATGTGGTTGGTAGTAACTAGCTTGTGGCTATCTGAGCTCCATGCCAGATTCCCAGTGCATAAAAAGTATCCACCTTAAACCCTGGCATCTGGGATCGTATTTAGCTCTTGATGGCCTTGACCATACAACCTGTCTTAGGTGCCTAACTTTTGTAAAGTGGACTTACGCAAGTTGGGATGATCAAGGTCAGGGAGACACTATCTTGACTCACTTATAGATGTCTGAGAGGCAACTAAGGGATCTTATCTGATTTCTTGGCAACAGCACATGATTCCTCCATTGCTTATTTTTTTGTAGGATCGCTCAGTTCTTGGCATAAAGATTTCTATGAAATCACTTTTTATGGACTTGGGGTTGAAATGTCTTGATTAATGGTGAAATCATACGACTAACTAGCTTGGTGACATCATATCAGGCAGAGAATTGTTGATGGTAATAACTTAGCATTTGCTTATAAAGAAGCATCCATCCtactataaaaatattttttaaggcctgtttggatgattgggctgaaaatcTTATGGGATTCGTTGGTTAGGCcagtacaaccagcaaagttatAACAGACCCTTAAAATAttatgattttgctggttgttggTTGTACTTGCCCAACCCATGAATCCCTTAGGATTTTCAGCGCAAtcatccaaacaggcccttaattttttttcttcttacttTTCTAAGACGTAAATTGAGTCTATTGAGTCTGACTCATCTCTGCGAAACATTCAGTGAGTGGTTTCCATAGGATTTTCTTTCTCAGTGTGTCCTTTTTctgagaaaaaagaaagaggttcTGTTTAGTGGAATCATGTGGTTATTGCATATTATTGGAAGATATTAGTCAAAGAACTGTTGACTCCACGATGACAATAATTTACGATttgttcataaaaaaaaaattcatcaaactATAAGAATACATTTGAATTTTCTgttttcaactttttaagaGGTAAGTTGAGTCTATTGAGATTTGACGCATTTGTGCCGGTACACTTAGTGAAGTGGTTGCAGCAAGCTTCTTTTTCTCagtatctatttttttaaaaaaataatgattagTCTAGTGAAGTCCTTTAACTGCGAACTGCTTGTTGGTTTTCAGAAAATCCAAGAGATAATATTGTGGAACGTTAACCATAAAAGTATGTCTTATAGCTTTCTAAGGCCATTGTATTGGTAGCTGTTGTGAATGTTGCTTGG
The nucleotide sequence above comes from Phoenix dactylifera cultivar Barhee BC4 unplaced genomic scaffold, palm_55x_up_171113_PBpolish2nd_filt_p 000447F, whole genome shotgun sequence. Encoded proteins:
- the LOC103718449 gene encoding probable NAD(P)H dehydrogenase (quinone) FQR1-like 2 — protein: MGKGGGCVPSKKRQPAVASEKAVGARNAPVPPEDKSHEDSDAAAAPPPAELKLKLFIVFYSMYGHVEGLAKQMKKGVDGIDGVEGVLYRVPETLPPEVLEQMKAPPKDLEIPVISAAELVEADGILFGFPTRFGCMAAQMKAFFDATGNLWREQKLVGKPAGFFVSTGTQGGGQETTAWTAITQLAHHGMLYVPIGYTFGAGMFKMDDIRGGSPYGAGVFAGDGSREPTEMELALAEHQGKYMASIVKRLVHL